The Symphalangus syndactylus isolate Jambi chromosome 11, NHGRI_mSymSyn1-v2.1_pri, whole genome shotgun sequence genome contains a region encoding:
- the MEAK7 gene encoding MTOR-associated protein MEAK7 — translation MGNSRSRVGQSFCSQFLPEEQAEIDRLFDALSSDKNSPNVSSKSFSLKALQNHVGEALPPEMVTRLYSGMRRVDLTGKAKGPSENVSQEQFTASMSHLLKGNSEEKSVMIMKMISATEGPVKAREVQKFTEDLVGSVVHVLSHRQELRGWTGKEAPGPAPRVQVLAAQLLSEMKLQDGKRLLGPQWLDCDCDRAAIEDWVFRVPHVAVFLSVVICKGFLVLCSSLDLTILVPERQVDQGRGFESILDVLSVMYINAQLPREQRHRWRLLFSCELHGHSFSQLCGHITHQGPCVAVLEDHDKHVFGGFASCSWEVKPQFQGDNRCFLFSICPSMAVYTHTGYNDHYMYLNHGQQTIPNGLGMGGQHNYFGLWVDVDFGKGHSRAKPTCTTYNSPQLSAQENFQFDKMEVWAVGDPSEEQLAKGNKSILDADPETQALLEISGRSRHSEGLREVPDDE, via the exons ATGGGGAACAGCAGAAGCCGTGTGGGGCAGAGCTTTTGTTCACAGTTTCTTCCTGAGGAACAGGCAGAGATTGATCGATTGTTTGATGCTCTGTCATCGGATAAAAACAGCCCGAATGTCTCATCCAAATCCTTCTCTTTGAAGGCACTGCAG AACCACGTCGGGGAAGCTCTTCCCCCAGAGATGGTCACCAGGCTGTACAGTGGCATGCGGAGGGTCGACCTGACAGGGAAGGCGAAGGGACCCAGTGAGAACGTGTCCCAGGAGCAGTTCACAGCATCCATGTCCCACCTGTTGAAAGGAAACTCCGAGGAGAAGAGTGTCATGATTATGAAAATGATTTCTGCCACAGAAGGTCCCGTGAAGGCCAGAGAAGTCCAAAAG TTTACAGAGGATCTGGTTGGCTCTGTGGTGCACGTGCTAAGCCACAGACAGGAGCTGAGAGGCTGGACTGGGAAGGAAGCCCCAGGGCCCGCCCCCCGGGTGCAGGTGCTGGCTGCTCAGCTGCTCTCTGAGATGAAGCTGCAAG ATGGCAAGAGGCTTCTGGGGCCCCAGTGGCTGGACTGTGACTGCGACCGAGCCGCGATCGAGGACTGGGTGTTCAGGGTCCCCCATGTGGCCGTATTCCTGAGTGTGGTCATTTGCAAGGGCTTTCTCGTCCTGTGCTCGTCTCTTGATCTGACTATCCTGGTCCCCGAGCGTCAAGTGGACCAGGGCAGGGGTTTTGAGAGCATCCTGGACGTCCTCTCTGTCATGTACATCAACGCCCAGCTGCCTCGGGAGCAGCGGCACCGCTGGCGCCTGCTCTTTTCATGTGAGCTCCACGGACACAGCTTCTCCCAGCTCTGCGGCCACATCACTCACCAGGGGCCCTGTGTGGCTGTCCTCGAGGACCATGACAAGCATGTGTTCGGTGGGTTTGCCTCCTGCTCCTGGGAGGTGAAGCCTCAGTTTCAAG GGGACAACAGATGCTTCCTGTTCTCCATCTGCCCCAGCATGGCCGTGTACACACACACGGGCTACAACGACCACTACATGTACTTGAACCATGGACAACAGACGATCCCGAACGGACTG GGTATGGGGGGGCAGCACAATTACTTTGGGCTTTGGGTGGATGTTGATTTCGGGAAAGGACACAGCAGAGCCAAGCCCACGTGCACCACGTACAACAGCCCGCAGCTGTCGGCTCAGGAGAACTTCCAGTTTGATAAGATGGAGGTGTGGGCGGTTGGAGACCCCTCAGAGGAGCAGTTG GCCAAGGGCAACAAGAGCATCCTGGATGCGGACCCTGAGACCCAGGCCCTGCTGGAGATCAGTGGGCGGTCGCGCCACAGTGAAGGGCTCCGGGAAGTCCCGGACGATGAATGA